One genomic window of Polyodon spathula isolate WHYD16114869_AA chromosome 8, ASM1765450v1, whole genome shotgun sequence includes the following:
- the rad51ap1 gene encoding RAD51-associated protein 1 isoform X1, which yields MAKPTRNKKPVDYSYVGDFDDEDEDFACVKAPPSKKPRVAPIEPERQKKLKTTEKPPVQERGGTLGKPCEERLLVDDRLYQRDLEAALALSMLQTAEENFAVSLPKERDNDVHADSEVAKMDGATLLSNCSVNVSILGLDKIPDYNDTSGRNRHRQAASNAAVQQRKMLLDNEGDGDGGQDEDYEPGTPDVGSESDPDFSDEEEDVEEFIIKKGEKVKENKEAKSKAQSSKKEKVLKSRLSATDVSSENDPDFSDKEEEDVEEFTVKKEAKMKENKKETKSKAQSSKKENKPLKSRLSATVTPAAASPAPTTSLPILMNVTLAASKPLQVQSPSGARKPKWTPPAQIGRSPSASENLAVKSPSQGLRLGLSRFARVKPLHPGAASD from the exons ATGGCAAAGCCTACGAG gaacAAGAAACCTGTAGACTATTCATATGTTGGTGATTTTGACGATGAAG ATGAGGATTTTGCCTGTGTAAAAGCACCTCCTAGCAAAAAGCCTCGAGTGGCTCCCATAGAACCAGAGCGACAGAAAAAGCTGAAGACGACCGAGAAGCCCCCCGTTCAGGAGCGTGGTGGAACTCTGGGGAAACCTTGTGAGGAAAG ATTACTTGTGGATGACAGGCTTTATCAAAGGGATTTGGAGGCTGCGTTAGCTTTGTCAATGCTGCAAACAGCTGAAGAAAACTTTGCAGTCAGTCTCCCAAAAGAGAGAG ATAATGACGTTCATGCTGACTCTGAAGTTGCAAAGATGGATGGGGCCACGTTACTTTCAAACTGCAGTGTGAATGTTAGCATTTtag gCCTGGATAAGATCCCAGATTATAATGACACCTCCGGTCGTAACAGACATAGGCAGGCAGCCTCAAATGCAGCAGTACAACAAAGAAAGATGCTGCTGGATAATGAAGGTGATGGTGACGGAGGTCAGGATGAGGACTATGAGCCAGGTACTCCAG ATGTTGGTTCAGAGAGTGACCCTGATTTCAGTGACGAGGAGGAGGATGTTGAAGAGTTCATAATTAAAAAGGGGGagaaagtgaaagaaaataaGGAGGCCAAATCAAAAGCACAAAgttcaaagaaagaaaaggtgCTTAAATCCAGGCTCAGTGCAACAG ATGTTAGTTCAGAGAACGACCCTGATTTCAGTGACAAAGAGGAGGAGGATGTTGAAGAGTTCACAGTTAAAAAGGAGgcgaaaatgaaagaaaacaagaagGAGACCAAATCGAAAGCACAAagttcaaagaaagaaaataaacctcTTAAATCCAGGCTCAGTGCGACAG TGACACCTGCAGCTGCAAGTCCAGCTCCCACCACATCTCTACCCATATTGATGAACGTGACCCTTGCAGCCTCCAAACCTCTCCAGGTTCAGAGCCCATCTGGTGCCAGGAAGCCCAAGTGGACCCCGCCAG CGCAAATTGGAAGAAGCCCAAGCGCCTCTGAAAATCTGGCAGTAAAATCCCCAAGCCAAGGCCTCCGACTTGGACTGTCCCGGTTTGCCAGAGTGAAGCCGTTGCACCCAGGTGCAGCCAGTGACTGA
- the rad51ap1 gene encoding RAD51-associated protein 1 isoform X3, whose protein sequence is MAKPTRNKKPVDYSYVGDFDDEDEDFACVKAPPSKKPRVAPIEPERQKKLKTTEKPPVQERGGTLGKPCEERLLVDDRLYQRDLEAALALSMLQTAEENFAVSLPKERGLDKIPDYNDTSGRNRHRQAASNAAVQQRKMLLDNEGDGDGGQDEDYEPGTPDVGSESDPDFSDEEEDVEEFIIKKGEKVKENKEAKSKAQSSKKEKVLKSRLSATDVSSENDPDFSDKEEEDVEEFTVKKEAKMKENKKETKSKAQSSKKENKPLKSRLSATVTPAAASPAPTTSLPILMNVTLAASKPLQVQSPSGARKPKWTPPAQIGRSPSASENLAVKSPSQGLRLGLSRFARVKPLHPGAASD, encoded by the exons ATGGCAAAGCCTACGAG gaacAAGAAACCTGTAGACTATTCATATGTTGGTGATTTTGACGATGAAG ATGAGGATTTTGCCTGTGTAAAAGCACCTCCTAGCAAAAAGCCTCGAGTGGCTCCCATAGAACCAGAGCGACAGAAAAAGCTGAAGACGACCGAGAAGCCCCCCGTTCAGGAGCGTGGTGGAACTCTGGGGAAACCTTGTGAGGAAAG ATTACTTGTGGATGACAGGCTTTATCAAAGGGATTTGGAGGCTGCGTTAGCTTTGTCAATGCTGCAAACAGCTGAAGAAAACTTTGCAGTCAGTCTCCCAAAAGAGAGAG gCCTGGATAAGATCCCAGATTATAATGACACCTCCGGTCGTAACAGACATAGGCAGGCAGCCTCAAATGCAGCAGTACAACAAAGAAAGATGCTGCTGGATAATGAAGGTGATGGTGACGGAGGTCAGGATGAGGACTATGAGCCAGGTACTCCAG ATGTTGGTTCAGAGAGTGACCCTGATTTCAGTGACGAGGAGGAGGATGTTGAAGAGTTCATAATTAAAAAGGGGGagaaagtgaaagaaaataaGGAGGCCAAATCAAAAGCACAAAgttcaaagaaagaaaaggtgCTTAAATCCAGGCTCAGTGCAACAG ATGTTAGTTCAGAGAACGACCCTGATTTCAGTGACAAAGAGGAGGAGGATGTTGAAGAGTTCACAGTTAAAAAGGAGgcgaaaatgaaagaaaacaagaagGAGACCAAATCGAAAGCACAAagttcaaagaaagaaaataaacctcTTAAATCCAGGCTCAGTGCGACAG TGACACCTGCAGCTGCAAGTCCAGCTCCCACCACATCTCTACCCATATTGATGAACGTGACCCTTGCAGCCTCCAAACCTCTCCAGGTTCAGAGCCCATCTGGTGCCAGGAAGCCCAAGTGGACCCCGCCAG CGCAAATTGGAAGAAGCCCAAGCGCCTCTGAAAATCTGGCAGTAAAATCCCCAAGCCAAGGCCTCCGACTTGGACTGTCCCGGTTTGCCAGAGTGAAGCCGTTGCACCCAGGTGCAGCCAGTGACTGA
- the rad51ap1 gene encoding RAD51-associated protein 1 isoform X4, producing the protein MAKPTRNKKPVDYSYVGDFDDEDEDFACVKAPPSKKPRVAPIEPERQKKLKTTEKPPVQERGGTLGKPCEERLLVDDRLYQRDLEAALALSMLQTAEENFAVSLPKERDNDVHADSEVAKMDGATLLSNCSVNVSILGLDKIPDYNDTSGRNRHRQAASNAAVQQRKMLLDNEGDGDGGQDEDYEPGTPDVGSESDPDFSDEEEDVEEFIIKKGEKVKENKEAKSKAQSSKKEKVLKSRLSATVTPAAASPAPTTSLPILMNVTLAASKPLQVQSPSGARKPKWTPPAQIGRSPSASENLAVKSPSQGLRLGLSRFARVKPLHPGAASD; encoded by the exons ATGGCAAAGCCTACGAG gaacAAGAAACCTGTAGACTATTCATATGTTGGTGATTTTGACGATGAAG ATGAGGATTTTGCCTGTGTAAAAGCACCTCCTAGCAAAAAGCCTCGAGTGGCTCCCATAGAACCAGAGCGACAGAAAAAGCTGAAGACGACCGAGAAGCCCCCCGTTCAGGAGCGTGGTGGAACTCTGGGGAAACCTTGTGAGGAAAG ATTACTTGTGGATGACAGGCTTTATCAAAGGGATTTGGAGGCTGCGTTAGCTTTGTCAATGCTGCAAACAGCTGAAGAAAACTTTGCAGTCAGTCTCCCAAAAGAGAGAG ATAATGACGTTCATGCTGACTCTGAAGTTGCAAAGATGGATGGGGCCACGTTACTTTCAAACTGCAGTGTGAATGTTAGCATTTtag gCCTGGATAAGATCCCAGATTATAATGACACCTCCGGTCGTAACAGACATAGGCAGGCAGCCTCAAATGCAGCAGTACAACAAAGAAAGATGCTGCTGGATAATGAAGGTGATGGTGACGGAGGTCAGGATGAGGACTATGAGCCAGGTACTCCAG ATGTTGGTTCAGAGAGTGACCCTGATTTCAGTGACGAGGAGGAGGATGTTGAAGAGTTCATAATTAAAAAGGGGGagaaagtgaaagaaaataaGGAGGCCAAATCAAAAGCACAAAgttcaaagaaagaaaaggtgCTTAAATCCAGGCTCAGTGCAACAG TGACACCTGCAGCTGCAAGTCCAGCTCCCACCACATCTCTACCCATATTGATGAACGTGACCCTTGCAGCCTCCAAACCTCTCCAGGTTCAGAGCCCATCTGGTGCCAGGAAGCCCAAGTGGACCCCGCCAG CGCAAATTGGAAGAAGCCCAAGCGCCTCTGAAAATCTGGCAGTAAAATCCCCAAGCCAAGGCCTCCGACTTGGACTGTCCCGGTTTGCCAGAGTGAAGCCGTTGCACCCAGGTGCAGCCAGTGACTGA
- the rad51ap1 gene encoding RAD51-associated protein 1 isoform X2, which produces MAKPTRNKKPVDYSYVGDFDDEDEDFACVKAPPSKKPRVAPIEPERQKKLKTTEKPPVQERGGTLGKPCEERLLVDDRLYQRDLEAALALSMLQTAEENFAVSLPKERDNDVHADSEVAKMDGATLLSNCSVNVSILGLDKIPDYNDTSGRNRHRQAASNAAVQQRKMLLDNEGDGDGGQDEDYEPDVGSESDPDFSDEEEDVEEFIIKKGEKVKENKEAKSKAQSSKKEKVLKSRLSATDVSSENDPDFSDKEEEDVEEFTVKKEAKMKENKKETKSKAQSSKKENKPLKSRLSATVTPAAASPAPTTSLPILMNVTLAASKPLQVQSPSGARKPKWTPPAQIGRSPSASENLAVKSPSQGLRLGLSRFARVKPLHPGAASD; this is translated from the exons ATGGCAAAGCCTACGAG gaacAAGAAACCTGTAGACTATTCATATGTTGGTGATTTTGACGATGAAG ATGAGGATTTTGCCTGTGTAAAAGCACCTCCTAGCAAAAAGCCTCGAGTGGCTCCCATAGAACCAGAGCGACAGAAAAAGCTGAAGACGACCGAGAAGCCCCCCGTTCAGGAGCGTGGTGGAACTCTGGGGAAACCTTGTGAGGAAAG ATTACTTGTGGATGACAGGCTTTATCAAAGGGATTTGGAGGCTGCGTTAGCTTTGTCAATGCTGCAAACAGCTGAAGAAAACTTTGCAGTCAGTCTCCCAAAAGAGAGAG ATAATGACGTTCATGCTGACTCTGAAGTTGCAAAGATGGATGGGGCCACGTTACTTTCAAACTGCAGTGTGAATGTTAGCATTTtag gCCTGGATAAGATCCCAGATTATAATGACACCTCCGGTCGTAACAGACATAGGCAGGCAGCCTCAAATGCAGCAGTACAACAAAGAAAGATGCTGCTGGATAATGAAGGTGATGGTGACGGAGGTCAGGATGAGGACTATGAGCCAG ATGTTGGTTCAGAGAGTGACCCTGATTTCAGTGACGAGGAGGAGGATGTTGAAGAGTTCATAATTAAAAAGGGGGagaaagtgaaagaaaataaGGAGGCCAAATCAAAAGCACAAAgttcaaagaaagaaaaggtgCTTAAATCCAGGCTCAGTGCAACAG ATGTTAGTTCAGAGAACGACCCTGATTTCAGTGACAAAGAGGAGGAGGATGTTGAAGAGTTCACAGTTAAAAAGGAGgcgaaaatgaaagaaaacaagaagGAGACCAAATCGAAAGCACAAagttcaaagaaagaaaataaacctcTTAAATCCAGGCTCAGTGCGACAG TGACACCTGCAGCTGCAAGTCCAGCTCCCACCACATCTCTACCCATATTGATGAACGTGACCCTTGCAGCCTCCAAACCTCTCCAGGTTCAGAGCCCATCTGGTGCCAGGAAGCCCAAGTGGACCCCGCCAG CGCAAATTGGAAGAAGCCCAAGCGCCTCTGAAAATCTGGCAGTAAAATCCCCAAGCCAAGGCCTCCGACTTGGACTGTCCCGGTTTGCCAGAGTGAAGCCGTTGCACCCAGGTGCAGCCAGTGACTGA